The proteins below come from a single Serratia fonticola genomic window:
- the ychF gene encoding redox-regulated ATPase YchF, with product MGFKCGIVGLPNVGKSTLFNALTKAGIEAANFPFCTIEPNTGVVPMPDARLDQLAEIVKPQRILPTTMEFVDIAGLVKGASKGEGLGNQFLTNIRETEAIGHVVRCFENDNIIHVNNKVDPADDIDVINTELALSDLDTCERAIHRVQKKAKGGDKDAKAELAALEKCLPQLENAGMLRALDLTAEDKAAIRYLSFLTLKPTMYIANVNEDGFENNPYLDVVRKIAAEEGSVVVAVCAAVESDIAELEDEDRAEFMAELGLEEPGLNRVIRAGYELLNLQTYFTAGVKEVRAWTIPVGATAPQAAGKIHTDFEKGFIRAQTIAFEDFITYKGEQGAKEAGKMRSEGKDYVVKDGDVMNFLFNV from the coding sequence ATGGGATTCAAATGCGGTATCGTCGGTCTGCCTAACGTTGGTAAATCCACCCTGTTCAATGCGTTGACCAAAGCGGGTATTGAGGCGGCTAACTTCCCGTTCTGCACCATTGAACCTAATACCGGCGTGGTACCGATGCCCGATGCACGTCTGGATCAACTGGCCGAAATCGTCAAACCACAACGCATTCTGCCCACCACCATGGAATTCGTTGATATCGCAGGCCTGGTAAAAGGGGCTTCCAAAGGCGAAGGCCTGGGTAACCAGTTCCTGACCAACATCCGTGAAACCGAAGCTATCGGCCACGTGGTTCGTTGCTTTGAGAATGACAACATCATTCACGTGAATAACAAAGTGGATCCGGCTGACGATATTGACGTCATCAACACCGAGTTGGCGCTGTCCGATCTTGATACTTGTGAACGCGCCATTCATCGTGTGCAGAAAAAAGCCAAAGGCGGCGATAAAGACGCAAAAGCCGAATTGGCTGCGCTGGAGAAATGCCTGCCACAGTTGGAAAACGCCGGTATGCTGCGCGCGTTGGATCTGACTGCTGAAGATAAAGCCGCGATCCGCTACCTGAGCTTCCTGACCCTGAAGCCAACCATGTACATCGCCAACGTCAACGAAGACGGTTTTGAGAACAACCCGTATCTGGATGTTGTGCGTAAGATTGCTGCCGAAGAAGGTTCCGTGGTAGTTGCGGTTTGCGCCGCTGTTGAATCCGACATCGCAGAGTTGGAAGATGAAGACCGCGCTGAATTTATGGCTGAGTTGGGTCTGGAAGAACCAGGTCTGAACCGCGTGATCCGCGCAGGTTATGAATTGCTCAATCTGCAAACCTACTTCACCGCTGGCGTGAAGGAAGTGCGTGCCTGGACCATCCCGGTTGGTGCTACTGCCCCGCAAGCCGCCGGTAAAATCCACACCGACTTTGAAAAAGGCTTTATCCGTGCGCAGACCATCGCCTTTGAAGACTTTATCACCTACAAGGGTGAGCAAGGTGCCAAAGAAGCCGGCAAGATGCGTTCAGAAGGGAAAGACTACGTCGTTAAAGATGGCGATGTGATGAACTTCTTGTTCAACGTCTAA
- the prs gene encoding ribose-phosphate diphosphokinase, which produces MPDMKLFAGNATPELAQRIANRLYTSLGDAAVGRFSDGEVSVQINENVRGGDIFIIQSTCAPTNDNLMELVVMVDALRRASAGRITAVIPYFGYARQDRRVRSARVPITAKVVADFLSSVGVDRVLTVDLHAEQIQGFFDVPVDNVFGSPILLEDMLQQNLENPIVVSPDIGGVVRARAIAKLLNDTDMAIIDKRRPRANVSQVMHIIGDVAGRDCVLVDDMIDTGGTLCKAAEALKERGAKRVFAYATHPIFSGNAVDNIRNSVIDEVIVCDTIPLSAEIKALKNVRTLTLSGMLAEAIRRISNEESISAMFEH; this is translated from the coding sequence GTGCCTGATATGAAGCTTTTTGCTGGTAACGCCACCCCGGAACTAGCACAACGTATTGCCAACCGTTTGTACACCAGCCTTGGTGACGCCGCTGTAGGTCGTTTTAGCGACGGCGAAGTGAGCGTGCAAATCAACGAAAATGTACGCGGCGGTGATATTTTCATCATCCAGTCCACCTGTGCACCCACCAACGACAACCTGATGGAACTGGTTGTTATGGTTGATGCCCTGCGTCGCGCCTCCGCAGGTCGTATTACTGCTGTAATTCCTTACTTCGGCTATGCCCGCCAGGATCGCCGTGTGCGTTCTGCGCGTGTGCCAATCACTGCCAAAGTTGTTGCCGACTTCCTCTCCAGCGTAGGGGTTGACCGCGTATTGACAGTCGATCTGCATGCCGAGCAGATCCAAGGTTTCTTCGATGTCCCGGTAGATAACGTATTCGGTAGCCCGATCCTGTTGGAAGACATGTTGCAACAGAACCTGGAAAACCCGATCGTGGTTTCCCCAGATATCGGTGGTGTCGTGCGCGCCCGCGCGATCGCCAAACTGCTTAACGATACCGACATGGCCATCATTGATAAACGTCGCCCTCGCGCAAACGTTTCTCAGGTGATGCATATTATCGGGGACGTGGCAGGCCGCGACTGTGTACTGGTCGATGACATGATCGATACCGGTGGTACCTTGTGTAAAGCAGCTGAAGCGTTGAAAGAACGCGGTGCCAAGCGCGTATTTGCCTACGCCACGCACCCGATCTTCTCCGGTAACGCCGTGGATAACATCAGGAACTCGGTGATTGATGAGGTGATCGTCTGTGACACTATTCCACTGTCAGCAGAAATCAAGGCGTTGAAAAACGTGCGCACTCTGACCTTGTCCGGTATGTTGGCTGAAGCTATCCGCCGTATCAGCAATGAAGAGTCAATTTCCGCGATGTTCGAACATTAA
- a CDS encoding YicS family protein, with product MMTARMLLLLPCLLMSASVLADSAFESLEFAKQKQQIMVDLKKRCHPPTTISDEAWANTILSSETNERYVREAKLAIERNNPKNYQAALDKVECPKL from the coding sequence ATGATGACTGCCCGAATGTTGCTTCTGTTACCCTGCCTGTTGATGTCTGCCAGCGTGCTGGCAGACTCCGCGTTTGAATCACTGGAGTTTGCCAAGCAAAAGCAGCAGATTATGGTCGATCTCAAAAAGCGCTGCCACCCGCCAACCACGATCTCTGACGAGGCATGGGCCAATACCATTTTATCGTCAGAGACCAATGAGCGTTATGTCCGCGAAGCCAAATTGGCTATTGAGCGTAATAACCCTAAAAATTACCAGGCCGCACTAGACAAGGTGGAATGCCCGAAACTCTGA
- a CDS encoding RNA ligase family protein yields the protein METHKYGRTYHYPFSPGTTSDDRINKHYWQDIRLIPSLIHTEKLDGENNCLNRYGVFARSHAAPTVSAWTRQIRQRWQLIKNDLGDIELFGENLYATHSIEYRGLQQDFYLFAVRCKDMWLSWQEVQFYATLFDFACVPEVVQDVPRQTEQEYRSAILEQVGVVGSFAPHDVHTGLPCTMEGIVTRNAAEFPVAQFSHNVFKYVRKNHVKTDRHWRVNWQRARMAYEYQQEDKPCGA from the coding sequence ATGGAAACACATAAATATGGTCGGACGTACCATTATCCGTTCTCACCGGGAACCACCAGTGACGATCGGATCAATAAACACTATTGGCAAGACATACGGTTAATCCCCTCACTGATCCATACGGAAAAGCTCGATGGTGAGAATAACTGCCTGAATCGATATGGCGTATTTGCACGCTCCCATGCGGCACCGACGGTTTCTGCCTGGACGCGCCAGATCCGCCAGCGTTGGCAACTGATTAAAAATGACCTGGGCGATATCGAACTGTTTGGGGAGAATTTGTATGCCACCCATTCGATCGAATATCGTGGCCTGCAACAGGACTTTTATCTATTCGCCGTGCGCTGTAAAGACATGTGGCTGAGTTGGCAAGAAGTGCAGTTTTACGCGACATTATTTGATTTTGCCTGTGTACCAGAAGTGGTACAGGACGTGCCGCGCCAGACGGAACAAGAATACCGCTCGGCAATACTGGAGCAGGTGGGAGTAGTGGGGAGTTTTGCGCCGCACGATGTACATACCGGCTTGCCATGTACTATGGAAGGGATTGTCACCCGCAATGCGGCTGAATTCCCGGTGGCTCAGTTTTCCCATAACGTATTTAAGTACGTGCGTAAAAACCATGTGAAAACCGATCGTCACTGGAGAGTGAATTGGCAACGAGCGCGTATGGCGTACGAGTATCAGCAGGAGGATAAACCATGTGGTGCTTAA
- the ychH gene encoding stress-induced protein YchH, giving the protein MKRKNAEVIGNVLMGMGMVVMVGGVGYSILAEVSQFNLPQFFAHGAIISIFIGALLWLAGARIGGRERVADRYWWAKHFDKRCQNNPRRPSH; this is encoded by the coding sequence ATGAAACGTAAAAACGCTGAGGTCATTGGCAACGTTTTAATGGGAATGGGTATGGTAGTGATGGTTGGCGGGGTAGGATACTCCATCCTGGCTGAAGTATCACAGTTCAATTTGCCGCAGTTCTTTGCCCACGGCGCCATCATTAGTATCTTTATCGGCGCCTTGTTGTGGCTTGCCGGTGCACGTATTGGTGGGCGCGAGCGGGTTGCAGATCGTTATTGGTGGGCAAAACACTTTGATAAACGCTGCCAAAACAACCCGCGCCGTCCGTCACATTGA
- a CDS encoding transglutaminase-like domain-containing protein — translation MKRRKFLKGAAALSSFGLISPVWSESRKTDIPASTCVDNRRRFVMTQTYQLKAPAGSEGKANLWIPVPLDTAFQQLKHISFSGNYQQAYLTANNTYAAKTLFASWPDSKGPMELKVEMLIETLDWEPLKSNQLAEWHLPQTDLVFPAEVQPYLNATPHIPVDGLVKETALKIIGSEKSPLQQARLIHEWVRTHMHRDDAVIGCGTGDVGQILKAGKLGGKCTDINSVFVALCRACGIPAREMFGIRLGASRKLGSYSKKAFGSADEQGVAKVSGGQHCRAMFWLAGFGWLPADPADVTKMRLAEIKENGDAAVEAVNDYLFGNWEMNWVGFNYARDFALSPEAEQGDLNNFGYPYAEVDGDPLNFYDPAEFSYDYVSVEQR, via the coding sequence ATGAAAAGGCGTAAATTTCTCAAGGGTGCGGCGGCGTTATCTTCTTTTGGGCTGATAAGCCCGGTCTGGTCTGAGTCGCGTAAAACGGATATCCCTGCGTCAACCTGCGTTGATAACAGAAGACGTTTTGTGATGACACAAACTTACCAGCTGAAAGCGCCAGCAGGCTCAGAAGGTAAGGCCAATTTGTGGATCCCGGTCCCCCTGGACACCGCCTTCCAGCAACTGAAGCACATTTCTTTTTCTGGCAACTATCAGCAGGCCTACCTCACGGCGAATAATACCTACGCAGCCAAAACGTTGTTTGCTTCCTGGCCGGACTCCAAAGGCCCAATGGAACTGAAGGTGGAAATGCTGATTGAAACCTTGGACTGGGAACCGCTGAAGAGCAACCAACTGGCCGAATGGCACCTCCCGCAAACCGATCTGGTGTTCCCCGCAGAAGTACAACCCTATCTTAACGCGACCCCACATATCCCGGTGGATGGGCTAGTGAAAGAAACGGCGTTGAAGATTATTGGCAGTGAGAAATCCCCTCTGCAGCAGGCGCGATTAATCCATGAGTGGGTAAGAACCCATATGCATCGTGACGATGCGGTGATTGGCTGCGGTACCGGTGATGTGGGCCAAATCCTTAAGGCCGGCAAACTGGGCGGCAAATGTACCGATATCAACTCCGTGTTTGTCGCGTTGTGCCGTGCCTGCGGGATCCCGGCGCGTGAGATGTTTGGTATTCGCTTGGGCGCATCCCGCAAGTTGGGGAGCTATTCGAAGAAGGCATTTGGCAGCGCTGATGAGCAAGGCGTGGCAAAAGTCAGCGGGGGGCAGCACTGCCGGGCGATGTTCTGGCTGGCAGGTTTCGGCTGGCTACCAGCCGATCCGGCCGACGTCACTAAAATGCGTCTGGCAGAGATAAAAGAAAACGGTGATGCCGCCGTTGAAGCCGTCAACGATTACCTGTTCGGCAACTGGGAAATGAACTGGGTTGGTTTTAACTACGCCCGTGATTTCGCGCTTTCGCCAGAGGCAGAGCAGGGCGACCTCAATAACTTTGGTTACCCCTATGCTGAAGTGGATGGTGACCCGTTAAACTTCTACGATCCGGCCGAATTCAGCTATGACTATGTCTCTGTCGAACAGCGTTAA
- the ispE gene encoding 4-(cytidine 5'-diphospho)-2-C-methyl-D-erythritol kinase: MIHQWPSPAKLNLFLYITGRRADGYHQLQTLFQFLDYGDTLTIVPRQDDQIQLLTPVEGVPDEQNLIVRAARLLQQHCTAHAIATLPRGADISIDKRLPMGGGLGGGSSNAATVLVALNELWQCGLSDDQLAEMGLTLGADVPVFVRGHAAFAEGIGEQLQPANPAEKWYLVAHPGVSIPTPVIFADAELKRDTPVRPLNALLQAPYANDCEPIARKRFREVEQLLSWLLQYAPSRLTGTGACVFAEFDSEPAALQVLNQAPAWLRGFVARGVNVSPLHRIRSGQFEP; the protein is encoded by the coding sequence ATGATCCACCAATGGCCCTCCCCGGCAAAGCTGAACCTGTTTCTCTATATCACCGGCCGTCGTGCAGACGGCTACCATCAGTTGCAAACGCTGTTCCAGTTCCTGGATTATGGCGATACGCTAACCATCGTTCCCCGCCAGGATGACCAAATCCAGCTGCTAACGCCCGTAGAAGGGGTGCCAGATGAGCAGAACCTGATTGTCCGGGCCGCTCGTCTGTTACAGCAACATTGCACGGCCCACGCCATTGCCACCCTTCCCCGTGGAGCCGACATCAGCATAGACAAGCGCTTGCCGATGGGTGGCGGCCTTGGCGGCGGCTCTTCCAACGCGGCAACGGTACTGGTCGCGCTGAATGAACTTTGGCAATGTGGCCTGAGCGACGACCAGTTGGCAGAGATGGGGCTAACCCTCGGTGCCGATGTCCCGGTATTTGTGCGCGGCCATGCGGCATTTGCCGAAGGGATCGGTGAACAGCTACAGCCGGCAAATCCGGCAGAAAAGTGGTATTTGGTCGCACATCCCGGCGTCAGCATCCCCACTCCGGTGATTTTTGCCGATGCCGAATTAAAAAGAGACACCCCGGTTCGCCCTCTGAACGCCCTATTACAGGCACCTTACGCAAATGATTGCGAACCGATCGCAAGAAAACGTTTTCGCGAGGTTGAACAGCTTCTTTCATGGCTGTTACAATACGCGCCGTCACGCCTGACTGGCACAGGTGCTTGTGTGTTTGCAGAATTCGACTCCGAGCCCGCCGCTCTTCAGGTGTTAAATCAAGCCCCGGCCTGGTTGCGTGGATTTGTAGCGCGTGGCGTTAACGTCTCACCACTACATCGCATCCGTTCCGGGCAGTTTGAGCCGTAG
- the lolB gene encoding lipoprotein insertase outer membrane protein LolB → MPIRKVSLLRLIPLASLVLTACTLTKPGPATSPTSPQWLAHEQAVQQLEQYQTRGAFAYLTDQKKVYARFFWQQYTPDRYRLLLTNPLGSTELELNVQKSGVQLTDNQGKRYVSDNPEEMIRKLTGMQIPLDNLRQWMLGLPGQATDFSLDSQYRLNKLTYKQGDLTWVVTYQDYNTDLKIPLPSRLELQQGDQRIKLKMDNWTLK, encoded by the coding sequence ATGCCTATCCGCAAAGTTAGTTTGCTTCGCCTGATCCCATTAGCCAGCCTGGTGCTGACGGCCTGTACTCTCACCAAGCCTGGCCCGGCCACCAGCCCGACGTCTCCGCAGTGGCTCGCTCATGAGCAAGCGGTGCAACAGCTTGAGCAGTATCAGACCCGGGGCGCTTTTGCTTATCTGACCGATCAGAAAAAAGTCTACGCCCGCTTCTTCTGGCAACAATACACGCCCGACCGCTACCGCCTGCTGCTGACCAACCCACTTGGCAGCACCGAGCTAGAGCTGAACGTGCAAAAAAGCGGGGTGCAGCTGACGGATAACCAGGGTAAACGCTATGTCAGCGACAACCCGGAAGAGATGATCCGCAAGCTGACCGGCATGCAGATCCCATTGGATAACCTGCGCCAGTGGATGCTTGGCCTGCCAGGGCAAGCTACCGATTTCAGCCTGGACTCCCAGTACCGCCTGAACAAGCTGACCTACAAACAGGGCGATCTGACCTGGGTTGTCACCTATCAGGACTACAATACCGATCTCAAAATCCCGTTACCGAGCCGCCTTGAGCTGCAACAGGGCGATCAACGCATCAAGCTGAAAATGGATAACTGGACGCTCAAGTGA
- a CDS encoding heavy-metal-associated domain-containing protein, giving the protein MKKRIFLLLALVLIAPRLWAENQKVTIDIKAMTCSLCVISINKALRSTDGVIKAKASLKTHQAEVIVPEGFDNQVLLTAISRTGYSGEIQGVVPAP; this is encoded by the coding sequence ATGAAGAAGCGCATTTTTCTGCTGCTGGCTCTGGTATTGATTGCGCCGCGGTTATGGGCGGAGAACCAGAAAGTCACGATTGATATCAAAGCCATGACCTGCTCACTGTGCGTCATCTCCATCAATAAAGCGTTGCGCTCGACTGATGGAGTGATTAAGGCCAAAGCCTCACTGAAAACGCACCAGGCAGAAGTGATTGTGCCCGAGGGTTTTGATAATCAGGTATTGCTGACGGCGATTTCCCGTACCGGCTATAGCGGCGAAATCCAGGGCGTAGTGCCAGCCCCGTAG
- the pth gene encoding aminoacyl-tRNA hydrolase has translation MSSIKLIVGLANPGAEYAQTRHNAGAWYVDLLAQRHNQPLKEESKFFGYTARLNLAGNDVRLLVPTTFMNLSGKAVGALATFYRILPEEILVAHDELDLPPGVAKLKLGGSNGGHNGLKDIQSKLGNNPNFYRLRIGIGHPGDKNKVVGFVLGKPPASEQTLIDDAIDESLRCTEILLKEGMTKAMNRLHAFKATS, from the coding sequence GTGAGCAGTATCAAACTGATTGTTGGCCTGGCCAACCCGGGCGCAGAATATGCCCAGACACGGCACAATGCCGGCGCATGGTATGTTGACCTACTGGCGCAACGCCACAACCAACCGCTGAAGGAAGAGAGTAAGTTCTTCGGTTACACCGCACGCCTGAATTTGGCCGGTAACGACGTTCGGCTGCTGGTTCCTACCACCTTTATGAACCTGAGTGGTAAAGCCGTTGGCGCCTTGGCTACCTTCTACCGCATTCTGCCGGAAGAGATCCTGGTAGCCCACGATGAATTAGATCTGCCACCAGGGGTGGCGAAACTCAAATTAGGTGGCAGCAACGGTGGCCACAATGGCCTGAAGGATATCCAGAGCAAGCTGGGCAACAACCCGAACTTTTATCGCTTGCGCATTGGCATCGGCCACCCAGGGGATAAAAACAAGGTGGTAGGCTTTGTGCTGGGTAAACCGCCAGCATCAGAGCAAACGCTGATTGATGATGCCATCGATGAGTCGCTACGTTGCACGGAGATCTTGCTGAAGGAAGGTATGACTAAAGCCATGAATCGTTTGCATGCATTTAAAGCGACTAGCTAA
- a CDS encoding methyl-accepting chemotaxis protein — MLGIYRISMRMKLFIALFPLLLALCWFAGSGMKTRINTERQMDVIVQLTAIARGAGDVVHELQKERGMSAGYLGSGGGQFRAELADQRKLTDAAMATFSQLLAKTDRRALEGIDTSAIQLFNDQTQLLSEVRNNVSNLHTAAPKAIGFYTKTIAQVLDFVGGIGHLTTSGKIGQELSAYYSLLNLKEQSGIERALLSGVFSSDRFGDGQFRQLSDVVGKQEAWLSATRRFSTAEQAAALDGALRSASAADALKFREIAIDKVTTGGFKVNPTDWFKAQTLRIEVLRQLENQTADTLQKHAAELSRTARSEWITFLCISLLSLAVALAIATVVARSIHLQLQGTLKTIGEMEGDLTQRLSVPGSDELSALNHAYNQSIENIQHIVKEIKSGSEVLHHASGDIAAGNQDLAQRTDEQAASIVETAASMEQISTAIAQTADNAREAEQLTLAMERDVMQANRVANEASQSMTEIRNSSEQISRIVASIDDISFQTNLLALNAAVEAARAGESGRGFAVVASEVRNLSQRCAKEASQIRELINQNMEKIAEGVARVSASGIALKAAADNSGLMKQYVSDIAQAANEQSLGVGQVHLALNQLEQVTQQNAALVSQAASASQVLDNQAAAMTQLVNRFIV, encoded by the coding sequence ATGTTAGGGATCTACCGTATATCGATGAGAATGAAGCTTTTCATTGCTCTGTTTCCACTGCTACTGGCTTTATGCTGGTTTGCCGGTTCGGGTATGAAAACCCGTATCAACACCGAACGTCAGATGGATGTCATCGTTCAGCTAACGGCAATTGCGCGTGGTGCAGGGGATGTCGTGCATGAGCTGCAAAAAGAGCGTGGCATGAGCGCCGGTTACCTGGGCTCTGGCGGCGGGCAGTTTCGCGCTGAACTAGCGGATCAACGTAAACTAACGGATGCGGCTATGGCGACATTTAGCCAGCTGTTAGCTAAAACGGATCGCCGCGCATTGGAAGGGATTGATACATCGGCGATTCAGTTATTTAACGACCAAACTCAGTTGCTGAGCGAGGTGCGTAATAACGTCAGCAATTTACACACCGCGGCGCCAAAAGCCATTGGTTTTTATACTAAGACCATCGCGCAGGTGCTGGATTTTGTCGGCGGTATCGGGCATTTGACGACCTCGGGCAAAATCGGCCAAGAATTGTCAGCGTATTACAGCCTGCTTAACCTGAAAGAACAGTCGGGAATAGAGCGGGCATTACTCTCCGGCGTTTTCTCTAGCGATCGTTTTGGTGACGGGCAATTCCGCCAGTTGAGCGATGTGGTAGGAAAACAAGAGGCCTGGCTTTCTGCGACTCGTCGTTTCAGCACCGCGGAGCAGGCGGCGGCGCTTGATGGCGCATTACGCTCTGCATCGGCAGCCGATGCCCTTAAGTTTCGTGAGATTGCGATCGATAAAGTCACCACCGGTGGATTCAAAGTTAATCCTACCGATTGGTTCAAGGCTCAGACTCTGCGCATTGAAGTGCTGCGTCAACTAGAGAATCAAACCGCTGACACCTTGCAAAAGCATGCTGCAGAGTTGTCACGCACGGCACGTAGCGAATGGATAACTTTCCTGTGCATCAGCCTTCTTTCCCTGGCAGTGGCCTTGGCGATAGCCACCGTCGTTGCGCGGAGTATCCATCTGCAACTGCAAGGAACGCTGAAAACGATTGGTGAAATGGAGGGGGATTTGACCCAACGCCTTAGCGTGCCGGGTAGTGATGAGCTGTCAGCATTGAATCATGCCTATAACCAATCCATTGAAAATATTCAGCATATCGTTAAAGAGATTAAATCCGGCTCGGAGGTGCTTCACCATGCTAGCGGTGATATTGCTGCTGGCAATCAGGATTTAGCGCAACGTACTGATGAACAGGCGGCATCTATCGTTGAAACTGCGGCAAGTATGGAACAAATATCCACGGCGATTGCCCAGACTGCAGATAACGCCCGCGAAGCTGAACAACTCACGCTGGCGATGGAGCGTGATGTCATGCAGGCGAATCGCGTGGCGAATGAGGCCAGCCAGAGCATGACGGAGATCCGTAATTCTAGTGAGCAGATTTCACGTATCGTGGCTTCTATTGACGACATTTCTTTTCAGACCAATTTATTGGCGCTCAATGCTGCGGTAGAAGCCGCTCGAGCTGGCGAGTCCGGCAGGGGATTTGCGGTGGTAGCAAGTGAGGTGCGTAACTTATCTCAACGTTGTGCTAAAGAGGCGAGCCAGATCCGAGAGCTGATTAATCAAAATATGGAAAAAATTGCGGAAGGCGTCGCCCGGGTTTCGGCTTCCGGGATCGCGCTAAAAGCGGCAGCAGATAATTCAGGACTGATGAAACAATATGTTAGCGATATCGCTCAGGCCGCCAACGAACAATCATTGGGGGTGGGGCAGGTTCATCTGGCTTTGAATCAGCTTGAACAAGTCACCCAGCAAAATGCGGCTTTGGTTTCCCAAGCGGCCAGTGCCAGTCAGGTACTGGACAACCAAGCGGCAGCGATGACCCAATTAGTGAATCGGTTTATCGTATAA
- a CDS encoding YiiX family permuted papain-like enzyme, which translates to MTVLVSQARELPAVQDGDIIFHTSRSAQSLAIQQATGSRYSHMGIIVLRDGKPYVFEAVSTVKYTPLAAWIDRGEQKHFVVKRLKNAKQMMTPSAQLKIRQQAKSFAGKPYDMQFSWSDEKLYCSELVWKIYDRALGIQIGKLQKVREFNFGAPAVQQKLKERYGTRIPWDESVISPKAMFESPQLVTVIAN; encoded by the coding sequence ATGACCGTGCTGGTCAGCCAAGCTCGCGAGCTACCTGCGGTGCAGGATGGTGACATCATTTTCCACACTTCCCGCTCGGCACAGAGCCTGGCGATACAGCAAGCCACCGGCTCGCGTTACAGCCACATGGGCATCATTGTGCTGCGAGATGGCAAACCTTACGTATTCGAAGCGGTATCGACGGTGAAATACACGCCGCTGGCCGCCTGGATCGATCGGGGAGAGCAAAAGCATTTTGTCGTCAAACGGCTGAAGAACGCCAAGCAAATGATGACGCCGTCCGCGCAGCTAAAAATACGCCAGCAGGCCAAAAGCTTTGCCGGAAAGCCCTACGACATGCAGTTTTCCTGGTCTGATGAGAAGTTATATTGCTCGGAGTTGGTGTGGAAAATTTACGATCGCGCACTAGGGATACAAATCGGCAAGCTGCAAAAAGTGCGTGAATTTAACTTTGGTGCTCCTGCCGTGCAGCAGAAACTGAAAGAGCGCTACGGAACGCGAATCCCGTGGGACGAATCGGTTATTTCGCCGAAGGCGATGTTTGAATCACCGCAATTGGTCACGGTGATCGCAAACTGA
- a CDS encoding AAA family ATPase: MWCLSEDKQWGRLADKFRWVADMHQVPQDPRHHAEGDVAIHTQRVLAALTESAQFLALPEQQQELVWAAALLHDVEKRSTTRVADDGSVTSPNHAKRGELTTRSILYRDIVTPFELREQVAALVRFHGLPLWIMGRPSPERALLLAALRLDTRLLAMLARADVLGRECDDQNGLLDNIELFELFCQEQHCWGQARPFASDNQRYHYLTHPQASVDFVPYEQFQSEVTLLCALPGMGKDRYIAQHAAGLEVISLDNIRRQHRLSPTDKNATGWVVQQAKSQAKTLLRRGEPFVWNATNITRQLRSQLVELFIAYGARVKIVYLEVPYAQWQRQNAEREYSVPTDAMARMLSKLEIPQADEAHEVELRVSS, translated from the coding sequence ATGTGGTGCTTAAGTGAAGACAAGCAGTGGGGCAGGCTGGCGGATAAATTCCGTTGGGTGGCCGACATGCATCAGGTGCCACAAGATCCCCGTCATCATGCGGAAGGCGATGTGGCAATCCATACCCAGCGCGTGCTGGCGGCACTGACCGAGTCTGCGCAGTTTTTGGCGTTGCCAGAGCAACAGCAGGAGCTGGTTTGGGCTGCCGCCTTGCTGCACGATGTAGAAAAGCGCAGTACCACGCGGGTTGCCGACGATGGTTCGGTGACCTCACCCAACCACGCTAAACGCGGTGAACTGACCACGCGCTCGATCCTCTATCGGGATATCGTGACACCGTTTGAACTGCGTGAACAGGTAGCGGCCTTGGTACGTTTTCATGGTTTGCCATTATGGATCATGGGGCGGCCATCGCCGGAGCGGGCGCTGTTATTAGCGGCCTTACGGTTGGATACACGGTTGCTGGCGATGTTGGCACGGGCGGACGTGTTGGGGCGCGAGTGTGACGACCAAAACGGCCTGCTGGATAACATCGAGCTGTTCGAACTGTTTTGTCAGGAGCAGCATTGCTGGGGGCAAGCACGTCCTTTTGCTAGCGATAACCAGCGTTACCACTATTTGACGCATCCGCAGGCTAGCGTGGATTTTGTTCCCTACGAGCAATTTCAGAGCGAAGTGACGTTACTCTGTGCGCTGCCGGGAATGGGTAAAGATCGCTATATCGCGCAGCATGCCGCTGGGCTTGAGGTTATCAGCCTGGACAACATCCGCCGGCAACACCGGTTGTCTCCTACCGACAAGAACGCGACCGGCTGGGTCGTGCAGCAGGCCAAGTCGCAGGCAAAAACGCTGCTAAGGCGAGGTGAGCCTTTTGTCTGGAATGCCACCAATATTACCCGGCAGTTGCGTAGCCAGTTGGTTGAGTTGTTTATCGCCTATGGCGCAAGGGTGAAGATTGTTTACCTGGAAGTGCCGTATGCCCAGTGGCAGCGGCAGAATGCCGAGCGGGAGTACAGCGTACCAACTGATGCGATGGCGCGGATGCTGAGTAAATTGGAGATCCCGCAGGCGGACGAGGCGCATGAGGTGGAGTTGCGGGTCAGCTCTTGA